A window from Chitinophaga filiformis encodes these proteins:
- a CDS encoding DUF3892 domain-containing protein, with protein MARYYITAIRKSNNGSHISHVLVHSTTGEGRLGKGTVYSKAQIISFMVGHTFQTVTYNYSDGSWRIGADVGKVRVAGVDYLRTDRDSTARDNLGNLLLIDELR; from the coding sequence ATGGCACGCTATTATATTACAGCAATTAGAAAAAGTAATAATGGTTCCCATATTTCCCATGTGCTGGTTCACTCAACAACAGGAGAAGGTAGATTAGGTAAAGGCACAGTATATAGTAAAGCGCAAATCATAAGTTTCATGGTCGGTCATACTTTCCAAACCGTAACATATAACTATAGTGACGGCTCTTGGAGAATCGGAGCTGATGTAGGAAAAGTTCGTGTAGCAGGAGTCGATTATTTAAGGACAGATCGCGATTCAACAGCACGAGACAACTTAGGTAATCTTCTATTGATTGATGAACTCAGATAG
- the istA gene encoding IS21 family transposase has translation MAGETISMTKLKQIFLHRRNGMALEAIARVMNVSRNTVKKYIRLAEQKGLELEQLAAMEEHDLEKIFAEPTSVGKSRFQDLEGMFAWMEQELKRTGVTRWLLWAEYKSRYPDGYAYTQFCDYYRHWLEHRSATMHFDHTPADKAYIDFTGKRLQVVDRDGGEVRDVEIYVCILGFSQLTYVEALNSQRKEDFLQATANSLKYFGGVPKALVTDNLKSAVTEPDNYEPEINESFLEFANHYQTTIYPARSRKPKDKALVESAVNIVYKRIFAPLRDKIFFELHELNSSILELLNKHNNEMFHKEPFSRRQKFEQHEAGLLQPLPATPYQLRKYKTARVMKNSHIQLEKHYYSVPYRFIGKDVKAIYTRDQVHIFINNERIAFHIRGYKPFGYTTDQNHLPSSHQFVADWKPEKFLSWADSIGPQVRTYIETILQQKKYPEQAYRSCVGILSLAKKAGKERLIKAIERATFYQIYNYKTVKKILDGGLEMLFEPDSDQSEASLPQHTNIRGKEHYQ, from the coding sequence ATGGCCGGAGAAACTATCAGCATGACTAAACTAAAACAGATCTTCTTGCATCGCAGGAATGGCATGGCCCTGGAAGCCATTGCCCGCGTAATGAACGTCTCTCGCAACACTGTCAAAAAGTACATTCGCTTAGCAGAGCAGAAGGGCTTGGAATTGGAACAGCTGGCAGCGATGGAGGAACATGACCTAGAAAAGATATTTGCGGAACCAACATCAGTTGGGAAATCGCGCTTTCAGGATCTGGAGGGAATGTTTGCCTGGATGGAGCAGGAATTGAAGCGAACTGGCGTTACACGATGGTTGCTGTGGGCGGAATACAAATCCCGCTATCCGGATGGATACGCTTACACACAGTTTTGCGATTATTACAGGCATTGGTTGGAACATCGTTCTGCAACTATGCATTTTGATCATACACCTGCGGACAAAGCCTATATTGACTTTACCGGTAAGAGATTGCAGGTGGTTGATAGAGACGGAGGAGAAGTACGAGATGTGGAGATATATGTGTGCATATTAGGATTTAGCCAATTAACCTACGTAGAGGCATTAAATAGCCAGCGCAAGGAGGACTTTCTGCAAGCAACAGCCAACTCATTAAAATACTTTGGAGGTGTGCCCAAAGCCCTTGTTACAGATAATCTGAAGTCTGCCGTGACTGAACCGGATAATTATGAACCGGAAATCAATGAAAGCTTCCTCGAATTTGCCAATCATTATCAGACAACTATTTACCCCGCCCGCAGTAGAAAACCTAAGGATAAAGCGCTGGTAGAAAGCGCGGTTAACATCGTCTATAAACGCATATTCGCTCCATTACGGGATAAGATATTCTTTGAATTGCATGAGCTGAATAGCTCCATACTAGAGCTCTTAAATAAGCATAATAACGAGATGTTTCATAAGGAACCATTTAGTAGAAGGCAAAAGTTCGAACAGCATGAAGCAGGCCTGCTCCAGCCATTACCTGCAACCCCTTACCAGCTTCGGAAATATAAGACAGCAAGAGTTATGAAGAATAGCCACATACAGCTGGAAAAGCATTATTACAGTGTGCCATACCGCTTTATAGGGAAAGACGTCAAGGCCATTTATACCCGTGATCAGGTACATATATTTATCAATAACGAGAGGATTGCCTTCCACATTCGGGGATACAAGCCGTTTGGCTATACAACAGATCAGAATCATCTTCCCTCGAGTCACCAGTTTGTCGCTGATTGGAAGCCTGAAAAGTTTCTGTCCTGGGCTGATAGTATCGGCCCACAAGTTAGGACCTACATAGAAACCATCCTGCAGCAAAAGAAATATCCGGAGCAAGCCTATCGCAGCTGTGTTGGGATATTATCCCTGGCAAAGAAGGCGGGCAAAGAACGTCTGATAAAAGCGATAGAACGAGCCACCTTTTACCAGATATATAACTATAAAACTGTCAAGAAGATCCTTGATGGAGGGTTGGAAATGTTATTCGAGCCAGACAGTGATCAAAGTGAGGCCTCATTGCCCCAACATACTAACATAAGAGGGAAAGAACACTATCAGTAA
- a CDS encoding IS256 family transposase — protein sequence MDKLQQAIQEELANRLKSGKIKSSKDLSDLFHEMYRLGIQEMLKAEMDEHLGYEKHAPEGVEHPNSRNGYSKKKVKSNLGEVPLEVPRDRDASFEPQLVPKRSRVMAEIEDNILSLYTHGMTVRDIESHVRELYGVEMSEATISHITDRVIDHIEQWKNRRLERVYMVVWMDAIIFKVRQDGKVIDKAVQIAVGLNNNGYKEVLGMWICQNESAAFWMSVLTNLKARGVEDILITSTDNLKGFVEAIKSVYPQTKTQVCIVHQLRNSLKFVVWKDKKQAAIALREIYGAPDADIALAALQHFDDQWGGKYPYIVKSWRSNWDYLSTFFEFPLQIRKIIYTTNLIENVNRGIRKYTKARSILPSDQAVEKVVYLSLMQAQKKWTMPQRDWPIMLTQFINLFGQERCNLQL from the coding sequence ATGGACAAGCTACAGCAGGCCATTCAAGAAGAACTGGCCAACCGTTTAAAAAGCGGTAAAATCAAATCCAGTAAAGATCTTTCCGATCTTTTCCATGAAATGTACCGTCTGGGCATCCAGGAGATGCTCAAAGCTGAAATGGATGAGCATTTAGGGTATGAAAAGCATGCACCAGAAGGTGTAGAGCACCCCAACAGCCGTAATGGGTACAGCAAGAAAAAAGTAAAATCCAATCTTGGGGAAGTCCCATTAGAAGTTCCAAGGGATAGAGATGCCAGTTTTGAACCTCAGTTAGTTCCTAAGCGAAGCCGCGTAATGGCTGAAATAGAGGACAATATATTGTCTTTATATACTCATGGTATGACTGTGCGTGATATCGAAAGTCATGTGCGGGAACTGTATGGAGTAGAAATGAGTGAGGCAACGATCTCTCACATTACCGATCGTGTAATTGATCATATTGAGCAATGGAAAAACAGAAGGTTGGAAAGGGTATATATGGTTGTGTGGATGGATGCTATCATCTTTAAAGTACGCCAGGATGGCAAAGTCATAGATAAGGCTGTACAGATAGCTGTAGGCCTTAATAACAATGGTTACAAGGAGGTATTAGGGATGTGGATCTGCCAAAATGAAAGTGCTGCGTTCTGGATGAGTGTGTTGACTAATCTAAAAGCTCGTGGAGTTGAAGATATCTTGATTACAAGTACTGATAACCTGAAAGGCTTTGTGGAAGCGATCAAGTCTGTATATCCTCAGACAAAAACTCAAGTTTGTATAGTTCATCAGCTAAGAAACTCACTAAAATTTGTTGTCTGGAAAGACAAGAAGCAGGCTGCTATTGCCTTACGGGAGATTTACGGCGCTCCAGACGCTGATATAGCCCTGGCTGCATTACAGCACTTTGACGATCAGTGGGGAGGTAAATATCCCTATATCGTCAAATCCTGGCGTAGTAACTGGGACTATCTATCGACCTTTTTTGAGTTCCCGCTGCAGATCCGCAAAATCATTTACACGACCAACCTGATTGAAAATGTGAATCGGGGAATACGCAAGTATACCAAGGCCAGAAGCATATTGCCAAGCGATCAGGCAGTTGAAAAAGTGGTCTATCTCAGCCTAATGCAGGCTCAAAAAAAATGGACCATGCCTCAAAGAGACTGGCCCATTATGTTAACACAATTTATTAATCTTTTTGGTCAGGAGCGATGCAACTTACAGCTATGA
- a CDS encoding very short patch repair endonuclease, protein MADKHSKQVRSYNMSKIRAKDTKPEMTVRKFLHSNGFRYRLNSKKLIGKPDIVLPKYKTVIFIHGCFWHGHMNCKYFTIPETRTEWWLNKIDINKKHDAKVIQSLLSQNWRVIIIWTCELKAKTKQAKLAALLDEIRKPSTSPEKYWDNNTLL, encoded by the coding sequence ATGGCAGATAAACATAGTAAACAAGTGAGAAGTTATAATATGAGTAAAATAAGAGCAAAAGACACCAAACCTGAAATGACGGTTCGCAAATTCTTGCATTCCAATGGTTTCAGATACAGGCTAAATAGCAAAAAACTTATCGGTAAGCCAGACATAGTATTACCCAAATATAAAACTGTAATATTTATTCATGGATGCTTTTGGCATGGTCACATGAACTGCAAATACTTCACGATTCCCGAAACAAGAACTGAATGGTGGCTAAATAAAATAGATATTAATAAAAAACATGACGCAAAAGTCATCCAATCTTTACTAAGCCAAAATTGGAGGGTGATAATTATCTGGACATGTGAACTTAAGGCAAAAACAAAACAAGCAAAACTAGCTGCTCTCTTGGATGAAATCAGAAAACCATCCACCTCTCCTGAAAAATATTGGGATAATAATACCTTGCTTTAA
- a CDS encoding ATP-binding protein — protein MAKFVARARAIDLLGRQQIAGVPTAINELFKNAHDAYADHVEVDFFRKKKLLVLRDDGVGMSLDDFENRWLVLGTESKFPNRKTPPPAIDPDKDERPIMGEKGIGRLAIASVGKQVLIVSRAKREHVLGKFVVAFINWGIFELPELNLDQVVIPVEEFDEDAPPTVEDIKRMKQEVIDSISVLQSNDDITVSELNKLIAEIDTFDVDPIQLMSSLPGNLSLEDNSGTHFYVSPTDESLISSIGTDGELREEASGLEKMLIGFTNTVTPNHPIPNIQTSFRDYRSDDGAYFDLIGDQSFITPEDFQRIDHHFSGEFDEYGQFKGEVRVYNHLFENHTILWEGNGFRQTLCGKFSIECAYLQGDQKQSYLDQTLYAPVKTKLDRYGGLYIYKDGIRILPYGDNNYDFLDIEKNRSKSASYYFFSYRRMIGVINISKLGNPNLTEKAGREGFIENKAYRQLRDILKNFFVQLAYDFFREKGGGQSTEVFLTLRREREKIHKAKEARDKRARERKGVFVNELNKFFGDVQSGKIWGDIDLLLADTDKRLSGVSSIEDPDEAGQAVIDIEFGARKALMEIRSRYRVSTPRGFSLSKDQRRDWEAYLEEFDKINSDTFRKADNNIDSLVDQYQKVLQIEISRRKRIEKHVEVISEEAKDSTKKKYDEARNVADEVSSRVKKLTQELMENLEQTIRLTKVGLTQVRLSDSADQDIYEQIRSMEAPIIEEKDYATGVLESIIHQLDSIYWEKDGDGRIITNAQISDVLEEELEEAKEKILSDVELTQLGLAVNIVHHEFNSTVNSLRSGIRDLKRWADVDEKLETTYRNIRANFEHLDSYLSLLTPFNRRLYRREEVIKAEEIYIFLLDVFRGRLDRHDIKITRTNGFQRAILKGYRSQFYPVFVNVVDNAIHWLKHKKEPGDKIIRLHSDNGSFYISNNGPEIPINDKENIFDFSFSRKENGRGIGLYISKEVLRNAGYDIFVGEPRKDSTVTFEIKPIKPI, from the coding sequence ATGGCAAAATTCGTAGCACGAGCCAGAGCAATTGACTTACTTGGTAGACAACAGATTGCAGGTGTACCAACAGCAATTAACGAGCTTTTCAAAAATGCTCACGATGCTTATGCTGATCATGTCGAGGTCGATTTTTTCCGCAAAAAGAAATTACTTGTATTGCGAGATGATGGTGTTGGCATGAGCCTTGACGATTTTGAGAATAGATGGCTAGTTTTAGGGACTGAGAGCAAATTTCCTAATAGAAAGACTCCCCCCCCAGCTATTGATCCTGACAAGGATGAAAGACCCATTATGGGTGAAAAAGGTATTGGGAGGCTGGCAATTGCCTCAGTAGGGAAACAGGTATTAATAGTATCTCGAGCTAAGAGGGAACATGTTCTGGGTAAGTTTGTAGTTGCCTTTATTAATTGGGGAATATTTGAGCTACCAGAGTTAAATTTAGACCAAGTAGTAATTCCAGTAGAAGAATTTGACGAAGATGCCCCACCAACAGTAGAAGATATTAAGCGGATGAAACAAGAAGTGATTGATAGTATCAGCGTACTGCAAAGCAATGATGATATCACCGTTTCCGAATTGAATAAATTGATAGCAGAGATAGATACTTTTGATGTAGATCCGATACAGTTAATGTCGTCGCTACCGGGTAATCTATCACTTGAGGATAATTCAGGAACACATTTTTATGTTTCTCCTACAGATGAAAGCCTGATTTCTAGTATTGGAACAGATGGTGAATTGAGAGAAGAAGCATCTGGTTTGGAAAAAATGTTAATTGGATTTACAAATACTGTGACGCCCAATCATCCGATTCCCAATATCCAAACCTCTTTTCGCGATTATCGAAGTGATGATGGAGCATATTTCGATTTAATTGGAGATCAGTCATTTATTACTCCTGAGGATTTTCAAAGAATTGATCATCATTTTTCTGGCGAATTTGACGAGTATGGGCAGTTTAAAGGAGAAGTTAGAGTATATAATCACCTATTCGAAAATCACACAATTTTATGGGAGGGCAACGGGTTCCGACAGACGTTATGTGGTAAGTTTTCGATTGAATGCGCATATTTACAGGGCGATCAGAAGCAATCATACCTTGATCAAACTCTGTATGCCCCTGTTAAAACGAAATTGGACCGATACGGTGGATTATATATTTATAAAGATGGGATAAGAATACTTCCTTATGGAGATAACAATTATGACTTTTTGGACATCGAGAAAAATAGATCCAAAAGTGCTTCATATTATTTTTTCTCTTATAGGAGAATGATAGGAGTAATTAATATCAGCAAACTTGGTAATCCAAACCTAACAGAAAAAGCAGGGAGAGAAGGATTTATTGAAAATAAAGCATATAGACAATTGAGAGATATTTTGAAAAATTTCTTTGTCCAATTAGCCTATGACTTTTTCCGAGAGAAGGGTGGTGGCCAGTCTACAGAAGTTTTTCTAACATTAAGACGCGAAAGAGAAAAAATACATAAGGCCAAAGAAGCAAGAGACAAAAGAGCGAGAGAGAGGAAAGGTGTATTTGTCAATGAACTGAATAAATTTTTCGGCGATGTACAATCTGGAAAGATCTGGGGCGATATAGACCTTCTACTAGCAGATACAGATAAAAGACTGTCTGGTGTTTCATCAATCGAGGATCCTGATGAGGCAGGACAAGCCGTAATCGATATTGAATTTGGCGCTAGAAAGGCACTAATGGAAATACGATCGAGGTATCGGGTGTCTACACCAAGGGGATTCTCATTATCAAAAGATCAAAGACGAGATTGGGAAGCATATTTAGAAGAATTTGACAAAATTAACAGCGACACATTCCGAAAAGCAGACAATAATATCGACTCATTAGTAGATCAGTATCAGAAAGTGCTACAGATCGAGATAAGCAGACGGAAAAGAATAGAAAAGCATGTAGAAGTAATTTCTGAAGAAGCCAAAGACTCTACCAAGAAGAAATATGATGAGGCTAGAAATGTTGCGGATGAGGTATCCTCAAGAGTCAAAAAGTTAACACAGGAACTAATGGAAAATCTTGAGCAGACCATTAGATTGACAAAAGTGGGTCTTACTCAGGTCCGTTTATCCGATTCCGCAGATCAAGATATTTATGAACAGATTAGATCTATGGAAGCTCCGATTATAGAGGAAAAGGACTATGCTACCGGTGTTTTAGAAAGCATTATTCATCAGTTAGATAGTATTTATTGGGAAAAGGATGGCGATGGGCGCATAATTACAAATGCTCAAATCAGTGATGTGTTGGAGGAGGAGCTAGAGGAGGCAAAAGAAAAAATTTTATCTGATGTCGAGTTAACGCAATTAGGCCTCGCAGTTAATATTGTTCATCACGAGTTTAACAGTACTGTTAATTCTTTGAGGTCAGGGATCAGAGATTTAAAACGATGGGCTGATGTTGATGAGAAATTGGAAACGACATATAGAAATATTCGCGCAAATTTTGAACACTTGGATAGCTATTTATCTTTGCTAACACCATTCAATAGACGATTATATCGCCGTGAGGAGGTTATTAAGGCTGAAGAGATTTATATTTTTCTATTAGATGTTTTTCGTGGTCGTTTAGATAGACATGATATTAAGATAACAAGAACTAACGGATTTCAGAGAGCTATACTGAAAGGGTATCGTTCTCAGTTTTATCCTGTTTTTGTTAATGTTGTAGATAATGCTATCCATTGGTTAAAGCATAAAAAAGAACCAGGAGATAAAATCATCAGACTTCATTCTGATAATGGCAGCTTTTATATATCTAATAATGGCCCTGAGATCCCAATTAATGATAAAGAGAACATCTTTGATTTTTCTTTTTCCCGAAAAGAAAATGGGCGCGGTATAGGCCTCTATATATCCAAGGAGGTTCTTAGAAATGCCGGTTATGATATATTTGTTGGTGAACCTCGAAAGGATTCTACGGTTACCTTTGAAATTAAACCTATTAAACCTATATAA
- a CDS encoding ISL3 family transposase, whose translation MWPQNLIFYCDVFCYDLLDCKVDAGNITLFMRSQKVEQLCPLCNIPATKLHSYYYRSFRDLPVFENKVLIKLKCRKFYCENQSCIRKIFVESLDDTFSKYSRTTNRLNKKLLKIALLVGGNMGSKLSQTLNIPTSSSTFIRLIHKQKFPQNFEANEIGIDDWAYRKGHTYGTAIIDLTSRKIIDLLPDREAKTVEDWLKQRPDIKIVTRDRFARYAKGVSKGAPQALQIADRWHLIKNMGDALTKLLERVRQSMKPQLVNKVKAAKEYLEPGNQALKESSYGSLPKRFSQFEQIRKYYKDGVPIRTIARLVGASRNTVKKYLHLNEPPPKIPARSNLTGYVDYIQSRLREEPEVEIIQLWNEVKERGYKGSKSVFYEHLKGYQKGKRYPTISSSSMPYWSARKVSLLLYRKRKQLSMEERELISNLKKKSKDIQTTSLYVSRFRKLLENKQGEGLQGWIDEVSGTNLKELKSFAKGLLSDITAVTNAVSFPWSNGQVEGQINKLKTIKRQMYGRAGFNLLRKRLVLQR comes from the coding sequence ATGTGGCCTCAAAATTTAATATTCTATTGTGATGTGTTTTGCTATGATTTATTGGATTGCAAAGTAGATGCAGGTAATATCACTCTATTTATGAGAAGCCAGAAAGTGGAGCAGTTGTGCCCTCTTTGTAATATTCCTGCGACCAAACTTCATAGCTACTATTATCGATCCTTCAGAGATTTACCAGTGTTTGAGAATAAAGTATTGATAAAATTAAAATGTAGGAAATTTTATTGTGAAAACCAGTCATGTATCAGAAAGATCTTCGTTGAATCTCTTGATGATACCTTCTCTAAGTATAGTAGGACTACCAATAGGCTGAATAAGAAGCTTTTGAAGATAGCATTGTTGGTTGGTGGTAATATGGGATCAAAGTTATCTCAAACCTTAAATATACCTACGAGTAGTTCAACGTTTATCAGATTAATACACAAACAGAAATTTCCTCAAAACTTTGAGGCAAATGAGATAGGGATAGATGATTGGGCATATAGAAAAGGCCACACTTATGGAACTGCTATTATCGACCTGACATCACGAAAGATCATTGATTTATTACCCGATAGGGAAGCTAAAACCGTAGAAGATTGGTTAAAGCAAAGACCTGATATAAAAATAGTAACCCGGGATCGGTTCGCTAGATATGCCAAAGGAGTTTCAAAAGGTGCTCCGCAGGCATTACAAATAGCAGATCGTTGGCATCTGATAAAAAATATGGGTGATGCTTTGACTAAACTATTAGAACGGGTTCGGCAAAGCATGAAACCTCAATTGGTAAACAAGGTGAAAGCAGCAAAGGAATACCTGGAACCAGGAAACCAGGCTTTGAAAGAATCCTCTTATGGCTCATTGCCGAAGCGCTTTTCGCAATTCGAACAAATAAGGAAATATTATAAGGATGGCGTACCAATAAGAACTATTGCCAGATTGGTAGGAGCAAGTAGAAATACTGTAAAAAAATACTTGCACCTAAACGAGCCACCACCTAAAATACCCGCCAGAAGTAACTTAACTGGATATGTAGATTATATCCAGTCCAGATTGAGAGAAGAACCTGAAGTGGAAATTATTCAGTTATGGAATGAAGTTAAAGAAAGAGGATATAAGGGAAGCAAAAGCGTATTCTATGAACACCTAAAGGGATATCAGAAAGGGAAACGGTATCCAACAATATCATCCTCTTCAATGCCATACTGGTCCGCAAGGAAAGTAAGTCTATTACTTTATCGAAAAAGAAAGCAACTATCAATGGAAGAGAGGGAATTGATCTCCAATTTAAAGAAAAAGTCAAAGGATATTCAAACAACTTCACTTTATGTAAGCAGGTTTCGTAAACTATTAGAAAATAAACAAGGAGAAGGATTACAAGGTTGGATTGATGAAGTATCTGGTACCAACCTTAAAGAGCTTAAAAGCTTTGCAAAGGGGTTATTATCAGACATCACTGCTGTAACAAATGCAGTCTCATTTCCCTGGAGTAATGGACAGGTTGAAGGCCAAATTAATAAATTGAAGACAATAAAGCGTCAGATGTACGGACGGGCCGGATTCAATCTGTTACGAAAGCGATTGGTGCTGCAAAGGTAG
- the istB gene encoding IS21-like element helper ATPase IstB, which yields MQEVIKQKLGQMKLHGMNQAYSAVLSNTRSESITHDEFIHILVQAEWEDREGRKIGRSLKNARFRYQASIEEIDFTKSRNLDKTHLLRLAECIFIKKKEDLLITGASGVGKSFVASALGHQGCQLGYRVLYFNTQKLFSRLKTAKGDGSYNKEVSRIEKYDLLILDDFALQPLDNYNRNTLMEIIEDRHGRKSTIIASQLPVSMWYDVIGESTIADAILDRLVHKAHRIELQGESMRKLKSN from the coding sequence ATGCAAGAAGTAATCAAGCAAAAATTAGGTCAAATGAAGCTGCATGGCATGAACCAGGCATATTCAGCAGTCTTATCCAATACTCGTTCTGAATCCATCACTCACGATGAGTTTATACACATACTCGTGCAGGCTGAGTGGGAAGACAGAGAAGGCAGAAAGATTGGCCGATCTTTAAAAAATGCGCGGTTCCGCTATCAGGCCTCCATTGAAGAAATTGATTTTACAAAAAGTCGAAATCTGGACAAGACGCATTTATTGCGATTAGCTGAATGTATCTTTATAAAGAAAAAGGAGGACCTCCTCATAACCGGTGCATCTGGTGTAGGCAAGAGCTTCGTCGCCTCAGCCTTGGGGCATCAAGGCTGCCAGTTAGGCTATCGTGTTTTATATTTTAATACCCAGAAGCTATTCTCTCGCTTGAAGACGGCTAAGGGCGACGGTTCATATAACAAAGAAGTTAGTCGAATAGAGAAATATGATCTTTTAATATTAGATGACTTTGCCTTGCAACCTCTAGACAATTACAACCGTAATACACTTATGGAAATTATTGAAGACCGACATGGGCGTAAATCAACCATAATTGCCTCTCAATTGCCTGTCAGTATGTGGTATGATGTGATTGGAGAAAGCACGATTGCAGATGCGATACTAGACCGGTTGGTTCATAAAGCGCACAGAATAGAATTACAAGGAGAATCTATGAGGAAACTGAAAAGTAACTAG
- a CDS encoding response regulator receiver domain: MAETFLDESTQIADDFIRTISFIDDQPFFNESEDPVNESMDHRLNAGLITKTFAKTGKICAFFQYKDLTEENNVLNLSENSDVCVIDWRIILNDSNADKNPEKQPVDGSVAEVVAAPGAEEDVEETESRGKYALRLIEALLRRQYNSPKLILILTAEYDSSAIFRPISDKLAAIGIDFEHNQEGLFFQNSKSRIAIYFKEALSTKAHISEEVKKKIVSFSSLPNVVNSEFALLTNGLIPNVALKCISEIRANTFTLLGSYNSSLDPAYLTHRSLLPNTNDAEDHLIEIIGADIKAIIKGKGISESVRTNSLPRYIDYKFTEPSYTLNIAEKDRFTSIDVPDQIDKAILTSIVVNGIEKTFFKNSHPMNEKMIFSKNCYRDLTLTFVANQEEANTSNIRFAMLTSLKPSYGTNSLHLSQGVILKDDKRDGGYWLCIQPKCDSVRIETVRRFFLFLKLVKVNENKFNIVLREDNDYSYFKINYQIYDSMLIPFKIDKQSNSGGVVVPEVVDGVPRFLRVDNNQKMIWIAELKNDFAQSISNNFSAQLSRVGLDLSEWLRRNSQ; the protein is encoded by the coding sequence ATGGCAGAAACATTCTTGGATGAATCTACACAAATTGCTGATGACTTTATAAGGACAATTAGTTTTATTGATGATCAGCCGTTTTTTAACGAAAGTGAAGATCCTGTTAATGAGTCAATGGATCATCGCTTAAATGCGGGGCTTATAACCAAGACTTTTGCGAAGACGGGCAAAATTTGTGCTTTTTTTCAGTATAAGGATTTGACTGAAGAGAATAATGTACTGAATTTGTCAGAGAATTCCGATGTGTGTGTTATTGACTGGAGAATCATTTTGAATGATAGTAATGCTGACAAAAATCCGGAGAAACAACCAGTCGACGGAAGTGTTGCTGAAGTAGTAGCAGCACCAGGAGCTGAAGAGGATGTCGAAGAAACAGAGTCTCGTGGTAAATACGCCTTGCGTTTAATAGAGGCCTTATTAAGAAGACAATACAATTCACCGAAATTAATCTTAATTTTGACTGCTGAATATGATTCATCCGCAATTTTCCGACCTATTAGTGATAAGTTGGCTGCTATAGGAATCGATTTTGAGCATAACCAAGAAGGCTTGTTCTTCCAGAATAGTAAATCTAGAATTGCTATATACTTTAAAGAAGCCCTGAGTACAAAAGCGCATATTTCAGAAGAGGTAAAGAAGAAAATCGTAAGTTTTAGTTCTCTTCCTAATGTTGTTAACTCAGAATTTGCTTTGCTTACTAATGGCCTGATCCCGAATGTAGCATTGAAATGTATCTCTGAAATTAGGGCTAATACTTTTACTCTCTTGGGCTCATATAATTCATCCTTGGATCCTGCCTATCTTACCCATAGATCTCTTTTGCCTAATACTAATGATGCAGAGGACCATTTGATTGAGATTATTGGCGCTGATATTAAAGCGATTATCAAAGGTAAAGGTATATCAGAATCTGTCAGAACCAATAGTCTTCCGAGGTATATTGATTATAAATTTACAGAGCCTAGTTATACTTTAAATATTGCAGAAAAAGATAGATTTACAAGCATTGATGTTCCCGATCAGATTGATAAGGCAATACTTACATCGATTGTAGTAAATGGTATCGAAAAAACTTTTTTTAAGAATAGTCATCCTATGAACGAAAAGATGATTTTTTCTAAAAACTGCTATAGGGATTTAACTCTAACATTTGTTGCTAATCAAGAAGAAGCAAATACAAGTAATATCAGGTTTGCTATGCTAACATCTCTTAAACCTTCATATGGAACAAATTCTCTTCACCTGTCTCAGGGAGTAATTCTCAAAGATGATAAAAGAGATGGTGGGTATTGGCTTTGTATACAGCCTAAATGTGATAGTGTCAGGATTGAGACTGTTAGGCGATTTTTTCTTTTTTTAAAACTAGTTAAAGTCAATGAGAATAAATTCAATATTGTTTTAAGGGAGGATAATGATTATTCATATTTCAAGATCAACTATCAGATATATGACAGTATGTTAATTCCATTCAAGATTGATAAGCAGAGTAATAGTGGAGGTGTGGTTGTGCCAGAAGTGGTAGATGGAGTACCTAGGTTTCTAAGAGTAGATAATAATCAAAAAATGATATGGATTGCAGAATTAAAGAATGATTTTGCTCAGAGCATTTCAAATAATTTTTCAGCGCAGCTGTCTCGTGTTGGATTAGATTTGTCTGAGTGGTTACGTCGCAATTCTCAATAA